In one window of Vicinamibacterales bacterium DNA:
- a CDS encoding TonB-dependent receptor, with translation MFAVSLLLSLIVGITVPITEDQVGQGTIRGAILDETGAVIPGATVTVTNSVTDVSTSAVSDQQGRFEFLAVVAGTYEVAALMPGFRTETVIVTVVAGGTPTLDITLEILPLAESVTVTRILQDRSAVPAAVTVIAGDEIQFAQRQEALAETLRGIPGLFAENRRNFSLAGGVQATIRAPMVGFGMRGIQVFQDGIPLTTADGTTQPTNLDLGSAGRLEVIRGPNSVLYGNAAGGVLSLWTAFPSSRRFEIQPDIQFGSNGYQRQQVKVHGTSGQTSYLVNANRFETDGFRQHSKAEVRRANLVVRRAVSSNTELRGMFNLFDMPFGESASTLNESDARNKPKSVRGLAITQGWGEAATQGQGGVTLEHAFSGGQVLRATGWAAWRDLYNPIPFRIIDLSRNAGGFRSEITGGRQAGSVPIHWTTGFDISYQRDNRSEFGNAGVPTGGSSAERGSLRVKQLEEVRSLAPFAQVTLTLHPRWLATAGVRYDYYDFNATDSFLTDGNQSGGRTLDAVSPMAGVTFAASDELNLYTNFSTAYQTPTTVELSNKPTGEGGFNENLNPEDLRSFEVGARGTGGEGRVRYEVAAYFSTLNNAFVELQRLDEQTYFQNAGESSRNGLEARVDWAPIPRMNAYASYTYQDFEFVRFQTDDKNFSGNIEPGAPPHQLFLGGSYETSFGLRSVGQFRWVDAFPVNNANTASNWSYEVVDLRFGWDGEWNNVALQPFFGIDNLFDKRYNASTIPNAFGSRYYEPAPGREVYVGLRIGGGLQ, from the coding sequence ATGTTCGCAGTGTCCCTGTTGCTGTCGCTCATCGTTGGCATAACCGTGCCGATTACTGAAGACCAGGTCGGTCAGGGCACCATTCGAGGAGCAATTCTTGACGAAACCGGAGCGGTTATCCCCGGTGCAACCGTGACGGTAACGAATTCGGTCACGGATGTGTCCACCAGTGCTGTAAGTGACCAGCAAGGCCGCTTTGAATTCCTTGCTGTGGTGGCTGGTACCTACGAGGTTGCTGCACTGATGCCGGGCTTTAGAACCGAAACAGTGATTGTCACGGTCGTTGCGGGTGGCACACCAACGTTAGACATCACTCTAGAAATTTTACCACTCGCCGAATCTGTGACGGTAACCCGTATCCTCCAGGACCGGAGCGCCGTTCCTGCCGCAGTTACCGTTATCGCGGGCGACGAAATCCAGTTCGCTCAACGCCAAGAGGCTCTGGCCGAGACGCTGCGCGGGATTCCCGGTCTGTTTGCTGAAAACCGGAGAAACTTTAGTCTCGCAGGGGGGGTGCAGGCCACGATTCGGGCACCGATGGTCGGATTTGGGATGCGAGGCATCCAGGTGTTTCAGGATGGTATCCCGCTCACGACCGCGGACGGTACCACGCAACCGACAAACCTCGATCTTGGCTCCGCCGGTCGTTTGGAGGTCATTCGGGGACCCAATTCTGTGCTCTACGGCAATGCTGCTGGCGGGGTACTCAGTCTGTGGACGGCATTTCCCTCATCCAGGCGCTTCGAGATTCAACCCGACATCCAGTTTGGTAGCAACGGATACCAAAGACAGCAGGTTAAGGTTCACGGGACGTCCGGGCAGACGAGTTACTTGGTCAATGCTAACCGGTTTGAGACCGATGGCTTTCGCCAGCACAGCAAGGCTGAGGTTCGGCGGGCTAACTTGGTTGTGCGGAGAGCAGTATCGTCGAACACCGAGCTGCGTGGCATGTTCAACCTTTTCGACATGCCGTTTGGAGAGAGTGCCAGCACGCTTAATGAGTCGGACGCTCGCAATAAGCCGAAGAGTGTTCGGGGATTAGCCATTACTCAGGGGTGGGGTGAAGCCGCGACCCAGGGTCAGGGTGGCGTCACGCTCGAGCACGCGTTCAGTGGGGGACAGGTGTTACGTGCTACCGGCTGGGCCGCTTGGCGTGACCTCTATAACCCCATTCCATTTAGGATCATTGACCTCAGTCGTAACGCTGGGGGCTTTCGCTCGGAAATAACGGGCGGCCGTCAGGCTGGCTCGGTACCGATCCACTGGACAACAGGTTTCGACATATCGTATCAGCGTGACAATCGATCCGAATTCGGTAATGCAGGGGTACCGACCGGTGGTTCATCCGCCGAGCGAGGTAGCCTTCGAGTCAAGCAGTTGGAAGAGGTGCGTTCCCTCGCGCCGTTCGCCCAGGTGACCCTAACGCTTCATCCGCGCTGGCTCGCCACCGCGGGTGTCCGGTATGACTACTACGATTTCAATGCTACCGACAGTTTCCTGACCGACGGCAACCAGTCAGGAGGGCGGACGCTGGACGCTGTGAGCCCGATGGCGGGGGTGACCTTCGCGGCCTCTGACGAACTGAACCTCTACACCAACTTCTCAACAGCCTATCAGACGCCGACGACCGTCGAATTGTCGAACAAGCCAACCGGGGAGGGAGGGTTCAACGAGAACCTCAACCCCGAAGACCTTCGGAGTTTTGAGGTTGGTGCGCGTGGCACGGGTGGAGAAGGGCGTGTGCGATACGAAGTTGCCGCTTACTTTTCCACTTTGAACAATGCGTTTGTTGAATTGCAACGGCTCGACGAGCAGACCTACTTTCAAAATGCTGGGGAATCATCGCGCAATGGGCTTGAGGCACGTGTTGACTGGGCACCTATCCCTCGCATGAACGCGTATGCCTCGTATACCTATCAAGATTTTGAGTTTGTTCGCTTTCAAACAGACGATAAGAATTTTTCAGGCAACATTGAACCCGGCGCCCCGCCGCATCAGTTGTTTTTGGGTGGCAGTTACGAAACTTCGTTTGGCCTTCGTTCGGTCGGGCAATTTCGCTGGGTCGATGCGTTTCCAGTCAACAATGCCAACACAGCGTCGAACTGGTCGTATGAGGTGGTGGACCTCCGGTTTGGTTGGGATGGCGAGTGGAACAATGTGGCGCTCCAGCCGTTCTTCGGCATTGATAACCTGTTCGATAAACGATACAACGCCTCCACCATCCCAAATGCCTTTGGGAGTCGCTACTACGAACCAGCTCCGGGTCGGGAAGTATACGTGGGCTTGAGAATCGGGGGAGGACTCCAGTAG
- a CDS encoding class I SAM-dependent methyltransferase, translating into MRLFREGLGPHALEVSMAGVKMGDRLLQLRCGNGKMFAAIAAKVGFTGRACAIDDNSEMCVRGRKAAAKAGVLVEIDHAQYDTLPYEETSFDVVVLWDLLGVLTPEQRVRCLQQTLRVLRRGGRCVIIERVPRSGLGALLRRPVLDTTYLKSGGAERALDAEGFKAVRQLAEREGLAFTEGVKPTT; encoded by the coding sequence ATGAGGTTATTTCGCGAGGGTTTGGGTCCACACGCCCTTGAAGTGTCGATGGCTGGCGTGAAGATGGGCGATCGACTCCTGCAGTTGCGCTGCGGCAATGGAAAAATGTTCGCCGCCATAGCGGCGAAAGTCGGATTCACAGGGAGGGCCTGCGCAATCGACGACAACTCGGAAATGTGTGTTCGTGGCAGGAAAGCGGCTGCCAAGGCGGGCGTGCTGGTAGAAATTGACCATGCGCAATATGACACCCTTCCCTATGAAGAGACTTCGTTCGACGTTGTGGTGCTCTGGGACCTCCTTGGTGTCCTTACACCAGAACAACGAGTCAGATGTCTACAACAAACGCTGAGAGTGCTCCGCCGAGGCGGGAGGTGTGTGATTATTGAGAGGGTCCCTCGAAGCGGCCTCGGGGCGTTACTCCGTAGACCCGTTCTCGATACAACCTACCTTAAGTCTGGCGGCGCCGAACGCGCACTCGATGCCGAGGGGTTTAAGGCCGTGCGCCAACTCGCCGAACGAGAGGGACTAGCTTTTACCGAAGGCGTCAAGCCGACCACCTAA
- a CDS encoding inositol-3-phosphate synthase gives MKILKDIAPAKGKLGVLLVGLGAVSTTLIAGVHAVRKGLAAPIGSLTQMGTIRLGKRTDGRSPLIKDFVPLASLDDIVFGVWDIFEDDCYEAARTAGVIAPDLLNQLKDDLSEIKPWPAVFDRHYVKRLDGPNVKKGATKRDLSTAVRADIQQFKEANQIDRLVMIWCGSTEIFMTEGDAHSSLAAFERALDDNDPSVPSSMVYAHAALKEGIPFANAAPNLTVDTSAMLELAAETGSPLAGKDLKTGQTLMKTIVAPGLKARLLGVSGWYSTNILGNRDGEVLDDPESFKTKEESKKSVLDYILQPDLYPLLYENLCHVVRINYYPPRGDNKEGWDNIDLVGWLGYPMQLKINFLCRDSVLAAPIVLDVALFLDLAQRAGMSGIQEWLSFYFKSPMHAANVYPEHDLFIQLMKLKNTLRHLCDESLITHLGREYYD, from the coding sequence GTGAAAATCCTGAAGGATATAGCGCCCGCAAAAGGGAAGCTGGGAGTTTTGCTTGTTGGCCTTGGTGCTGTTAGTACCACATTGATCGCTGGTGTACACGCCGTTCGCAAAGGACTAGCTGCTCCAATTGGCTCACTAACACAGATGGGTACGATTCGCTTGGGCAAGCGAACCGATGGCCGCTCCCCGCTTATCAAGGATTTTGTGCCACTCGCATCGCTTGACGACATTGTCTTTGGTGTCTGGGACATTTTCGAAGACGATTGCTACGAGGCTGCTCGCACAGCCGGCGTTATCGCACCGGATTTATTGAACCAGTTGAAAGACGACTTATCGGAGATTAAACCTTGGCCGGCGGTTTTTGACCGCCATTATGTCAAACGGCTCGACGGTCCGAACGTCAAGAAGGGAGCGACCAAGCGCGATCTATCCACCGCCGTGCGCGCTGACATCCAGCAATTCAAGGAAGCGAACCAAATCGATCGGCTCGTTATGATTTGGTGTGGCAGTACTGAAATCTTTATGACCGAGGGCGATGCTCATTCATCTCTAGCGGCCTTTGAGCGCGCACTTGACGACAACGATCCGTCTGTGCCGTCTAGCATGGTTTACGCCCATGCTGCGTTGAAGGAAGGCATTCCGTTCGCAAATGCTGCGCCTAACCTGACAGTTGATACATCGGCAATGCTTGAATTGGCTGCAGAGACCGGGTCACCTCTTGCTGGGAAGGACCTGAAGACCGGCCAGACGTTGATGAAGACGATCGTTGCGCCTGGCTTGAAAGCTAGATTACTCGGTGTGTCGGGTTGGTATTCCACGAATATTCTTGGAAATCGTGACGGCGAGGTGCTGGACGATCCGGAATCCTTTAAGACAAAGGAAGAGAGTAAAAAATCGGTTCTTGACTACATTTTACAACCCGACCTGTATCCGTTGCTCTACGAGAACCTGTGTCATGTTGTGCGTATTAACTACTATCCACCGCGTGGCGACAACAAGGAAGGTTGGGACAATATCGATCTAGTTGGTTGGCTTGGCTATCCGATGCAACTCAAGATAAATTTTCTTTGTCGAGATAGTGTATTGGCGGCGCCGATTGTGCTGGATGTGGCACTATTCCTCGACCTAGCGCAGCGGGCGGGCATGAGCGGCATCCAAGAGTGGCTCTCGTTTTACTTTAAGAGCCCAATGCATGCCGCAAATGTTTACCCAGAGCACGACCTGTTCATTCAGTTGATGAAGTTAAAAAACACCCTTCGTCATCTCTGCGATGAGAGCCTGATTACGCATCTTGGTCGTGAGTACTACGACTGA
- a CDS encoding rhomboid family intramembrane serine protease → MRQTQGSLVCSHCEKLVGINEPTCPFCGAWRPGLYGWAPVLQRLVGHNLDLFSLIVATCITLYAIALLLQPEEVIKPFRSILSILSPGGRALYQLGMTSGPALQDGWFWTLFTAIYLHGSLLHIVFNVMWIRNLGPEATEVFGPARAFVLFNVAGAFGFLVSNMMTGVPTMGASGGVFGLLAALIVYGRRRGSSMMSQQLWLWAIVLFVFGFLMPGINNWAHAGGFAGGWVCAYLMGFIDEQRESSAMVLLALAFVAVTAIGIILSFTKVTGIVLAG, encoded by the coding sequence ATGCGGCAGACGCAAGGGTCGCTCGTCTGTTCTCACTGCGAGAAGCTGGTTGGTATCAATGAGCCGACTTGTCCGTTTTGTGGGGCGTGGCGGCCAGGTCTCTATGGGTGGGCACCCGTCCTCCAACGTCTCGTCGGACACAACCTTGATCTCTTCTCACTGATCGTCGCAACGTGCATCACCCTGTACGCGATTGCGTTACTCCTCCAACCCGAGGAGGTGATTAAGCCGTTCCGAAGCATACTGTCGATTCTTTCACCGGGCGGGAGAGCACTCTATCAGCTTGGCATGACAAGTGGTCCTGCTTTGCAAGACGGTTGGTTTTGGACGCTGTTCACCGCCATTTATCTACATGGAAGCCTCCTCCACATTGTGTTCAATGTGATGTGGATTAGAAACCTCGGACCTGAGGCAACTGAGGTTTTCGGTCCGGCACGCGCGTTCGTGCTTTTTAACGTGGCCGGGGCGTTCGGATTTCTTGTTTCGAATATGATGACCGGCGTGCCAACGATGGGTGCGTCCGGAGGCGTTTTTGGCCTTCTTGCGGCGCTAATCGTCTACGGCCGTCGACGTGGCAGTTCGATGATGTCGCAGCAGCTTTGGCTGTGGGCGATTGTACTGTTTGTGTTTGGCTTCCTCATGCCAGGCATCAACAACTGGGCTCACGCCGGTGGATTCGCCGGTGGGTGGGTCTGTGCTTACCTGATGGGATTCATTGACGAACAGCGCGAGAGCTCCGCGATGGTATTGCTTGCACTTGCCTTTGTCGCCGTCACGGCGATCGGAATCATTCTATCCTTCACGAAAGTCACCGGCATTGTGCTGGCTGGCTAG
- the pcnB gene encoding polynucleotide adenylyltransferase PcnB, which produces MANPLVVPRAEHSLSKSHIDPDALKVLYRLQKFDHIAYLVGGSVRDLLIGRRPKDFDIGTSAHPNQVKRLFRNCWIIGRRFRLAHVKFGLKTIEVATFRRLVTPGSEGDPDPHPSDREGQKHAAPPHQPGSRVIRRDNTFGSPEEDAFRRDFTVNALFYDIASASIIDYVGGLKDLEAGLIRCIGNPEERFLEDPVRMLRAIALSARLDFRIEQPITDAIAKHRGEIRQAAPPRMLEELYKILRSGSAERTFRALSEARVLGQISPELYRRRSDRLWQSLHALDNYRARFDSAPATLTNPILLGSLVVPTGLLSGQQDAPLTLGALPVAKGQVASLRQIISLQRRLGDSKLPERTTRRLTHRSVFAEALTWLEIHGDAPETVKRWRSFVANLGEPPVTTPVRRRRRRRRRRKPRSATE; this is translated from the coding sequence ATGGCTAACCCTCTCGTCGTTCCCCGCGCGGAACACTCGCTCTCCAAGAGTCACATCGACCCGGATGCGCTTAAGGTTTTATACCGCCTCCAGAAATTCGACCACATTGCCTATTTGGTGGGCGGGAGCGTGCGCGACCTACTCATCGGACGACGACCAAAAGACTTCGACATCGGTACCTCGGCGCATCCGAATCAGGTTAAGCGATTGTTTCGCAATTGCTGGATTATTGGTCGTCGTTTTCGGCTGGCACATGTGAAATTTGGTCTCAAGACAATTGAGGTAGCCACCTTCCGTCGACTTGTAACACCTGGCTCAGAAGGAGATCCCGACCCTCACCCATCCGATCGTGAAGGTCAGAAGCATGCAGCGCCACCGCACCAGCCCGGAAGTCGAGTCATTCGGCGCGACAACACCTTTGGCAGTCCCGAGGAAGATGCGTTTCGACGCGATTTCACCGTGAATGCGCTGTTCTACGACATTGCATCCGCTTCGATTATCGATTACGTCGGTGGCCTCAAAGACCTTGAGGCTGGACTGATTCGCTGCATCGGTAACCCTGAAGAACGCTTCCTAGAAGACCCTGTGCGGATGCTGCGGGCAATCGCTTTGTCCGCAAGGCTTGATTTCAGGATAGAGCAGCCGATTACTGACGCAATCGCCAAGCACCGTGGTGAAATTCGACAGGCTGCGCCGCCACGAATGTTGGAGGAGCTCTATAAGATCCTTCGCAGTGGCTCAGCCGAACGCACGTTTCGAGCTCTCAGTGAAGCGCGTGTGCTCGGTCAGATCAGTCCTGAGCTATATCGGCGCCGCTCCGACCGGCTGTGGCAGTCCCTTCACGCACTCGACAACTATCGGGCCCGTTTCGATTCTGCGCCGGCAACGTTAACGAATCCGATTCTGCTCGGCTCGCTCGTTGTTCCAACCGGGCTTTTGTCCGGACAGCAAGACGCCCCACTCACTCTCGGTGCGCTACCGGTCGCCAAAGGACAAGTTGCGAGTCTTCGCCAGATCATCAGCCTCCAACGGCGGTTGGGCGATTCCAAGCTCCCAGAACGCACCACACGACGATTGACCCATCGCAGTGTGTTCGCTGAAGCGTTAACTTGGCTAGAAATCCACGGTGACGCACCTGAAACGGTCAAGCGCTGGCGGAGCTTTGTGGCCAACCTCGGCGAACCACCGGTCACCACGCCAGTTCGGCGGCGCAGGCGCCGACGGCGGCGGCGCAAACCTCGTTCGGCCACGGAGTAA
- a CDS encoding ZIP family metal transporter — MSLLLTAVGLSLVGSMGGLLIASALLPLSSAFRNRIVPWLLSYAVGTLLGVALLALVPEALNQLAPAPVFGALLAGILGLFIVEKFVLWRHCHTEDCDVHDASATLILIGGALHNLADGAIIAAAVLVSVPLGISTALAVAAHQIPQEVGDFAILLNAGFSRQRALWLNAFSASSAVVGAVAVYAATETLPHTLPYLLALAAGSFLYVAMSDLIPGLHKGETLGTGAIRQILLIVAGVGTILAL; from the coding sequence GTGTCGTTACTTCTGACAGCCGTGGGACTCAGCTTGGTTGGGAGCATGGGGGGGTTACTCATCGCCTCAGCGCTACTTCCCCTCTCTTCCGCATTCCGCAATCGGATCGTTCCCTGGCTGCTGAGCTACGCGGTAGGAACACTTCTCGGTGTGGCACTGTTGGCCCTAGTGCCTGAGGCGCTGAACCAACTCGCGCCGGCGCCGGTCTTTGGCGCGCTCCTAGCAGGAATTCTGGGACTCTTCATAGTTGAGAAGTTCGTGCTGTGGCGCCACTGCCATACCGAGGACTGTGATGTGCACGATGCGAGTGCGACACTCATCCTCATCGGAGGTGCTCTACACAATCTTGCCGATGGCGCGATCATCGCCGCAGCGGTATTGGTTTCAGTTCCGCTCGGCATCAGTACCGCCCTAGCCGTTGCTGCCCATCAGATCCCACAAGAGGTTGGTGACTTCGCGATCCTGCTGAATGCTGGTTTCTCCCGCCAACGAGCACTTTGGCTCAACGCCTTTTCAGCATCGAGCGCTGTTGTAGGTGCAGTCGCGGTCTATGCTGCGACCGAAACCCTACCGCATACGCTGCCCTATCTTTTGGCGCTGGCCGCTGGCAGCTTTCTTTACGTCGCGATGTCGGACCTGATTCCTGGGCTCCATAAAGGTGAAACCCTCGGAACCGGCGCTATCAGACAAATTCTGCTGATCGTCGCGGGCGTTGGGACAATTCTGGCGCTGTGA
- the polA gene encoding DNA polymerase I, producing MLIDGSSQMYRAYHAIRGLTGPDGKSTNAVYGFVTMLRKLLDDQKPEYIVAAFDVAGPTFREELDADYKANRAPMPDDLVEQVPWVHEACEALGVPVITLQGYEADDVIGTLANQAADKSIDVVIVTGDKDFFQLVRNGVTVFNPRDEGTWYDSDHVLAKFGVRPDQVIDVLALMGDAVDNVKGVPGIGAKGARALIGEHDTLDKLLAKAQQLPQRKYRTALTEHAELAHQSRDLVRIEINAPIQLDLDQTRFSGPQPERCFELFSKLGFRTLLANYAPSVNTTKTDYRLVSTSADLDSLVTSLRNAGRYALHLVTDLLDAMRATPVGVAFSVAPRSACYIPLGHTALDIPTEFSPADALKILKPVLEDQEVATVGHDLKFAAIVLERRGIKLSGITDDSMLASYVLDATKSAHRLEDAALDETGYQAMTEESLRGKGAKATPFSELPIDTVMPFAAERADLALQVCDRLQETLQREDLLAVYRELELPLVENLVSIEQAGVRLDTAVLVEQSAQLEVELEGYRKRIFRLADEEFNINSPKQLARILFEKLELPTLKRTGKTRAASTAVEVLEELALTRELPRLVLDWRSLQKLKSTYVDALPQLVNPDTGRVHTSFNQAVAATGRLSSSNPNLQNIPIRTEVGRRIREAFTAEPGCLLISADYSQIELRVLAHLSTDDTLIAAFQRGDDIHTQTALKLFGTDSGLDPHELRRRAKIVNYALLYGKTAFTLAKDIGVNPQAAQEFIDAYFDGFPAVRQFIDNMVTTARQSGSVKTMFGRRRLVPELNSRNHQVRSAAERVTVNMPIQGSAADILKRAMLALHADLMGRDDAKMILTVHDELVLEVKEASADTLSELVKNRMEHAADLRVPLTVDIGVGRTWKDAKP from the coding sequence ATGTTAATTGACGGTAGCTCGCAGATGTACCGAGCCTACCACGCCATCCGTGGGCTTACTGGCCCCGACGGCAAATCCACGAATGCGGTTTATGGCTTCGTTACGATGCTGCGTAAACTGCTCGACGATCAGAAGCCCGAGTACATTGTCGCCGCGTTTGATGTAGCTGGTCCGACTTTCCGGGAAGAACTTGACGCCGATTACAAGGCTAACCGTGCTCCAATGCCCGATGACCTCGTTGAACAGGTGCCCTGGGTGCACGAGGCGTGCGAAGCGCTCGGTGTACCTGTGATCACATTGCAGGGCTACGAAGCCGACGACGTAATCGGTACCCTAGCCAACCAGGCGGCGGACAAAAGTATCGACGTCGTCATCGTCACGGGCGATAAGGATTTCTTTCAGCTTGTCCGTAATGGGGTCACCGTTTTCAATCCACGCGATGAGGGCACGTGGTATGACTCCGACCACGTCCTCGCCAAATTCGGAGTGCGGCCCGATCAGGTCATCGACGTGCTGGCACTTATGGGTGATGCCGTTGACAACGTGAAAGGCGTACCGGGAATCGGGGCAAAGGGGGCCCGAGCGCTGATTGGTGAACACGACACGCTCGATAAACTCCTAGCCAAAGCCCAACAGCTTCCACAGCGTAAATACCGCACCGCGCTCACTGAACACGCCGAGTTGGCGCACCAGAGCCGGGACTTGGTTCGGATCGAGATCAATGCACCGATCCAACTTGACCTCGACCAGACTCGGTTCAGCGGCCCTCAACCGGAGCGTTGCTTCGAATTGTTCTCCAAGCTCGGGTTTCGCACGCTGCTCGCCAATTACGCACCAAGCGTTAACACGACTAAAACTGACTACCGCCTTGTCTCTACCTCTGCGGACCTTGACTCACTAGTCACCTCGCTTCGAAACGCAGGTCGTTACGCACTGCACCTGGTAACAGACCTCCTGGACGCCATGCGGGCCACACCGGTTGGCGTGGCGTTCTCTGTTGCACCGCGGTCCGCCTGTTACATTCCACTAGGACATACGGCACTCGATATCCCAACGGAATTTAGCCCAGCCGACGCTTTGAAGATTTTGAAACCCGTCCTTGAGGACCAGGAAGTTGCCACAGTCGGTCACGATCTGAAGTTTGCTGCAATTGTGCTGGAGCGTCGCGGCATCAAGCTAAGTGGCATAACTGACGACTCGATGCTCGCTAGTTATGTGCTCGATGCCACAAAGTCAGCACACCGGCTCGAAGATGCCGCCCTTGATGAGACTGGCTACCAAGCAATGACGGAGGAATCGCTCCGGGGTAAAGGTGCGAAAGCAACTCCGTTCAGCGAGCTCCCGATCGATACAGTGATGCCGTTCGCTGCCGAACGTGCGGACCTTGCATTGCAGGTCTGCGATCGCCTTCAGGAGACGTTACAGCGCGAAGATTTATTGGCGGTGTATCGTGAACTTGAGCTTCCACTGGTGGAGAACCTCGTCAGCATTGAGCAGGCGGGGGTTCGTCTCGACACCGCGGTACTCGTTGAGCAGTCTGCTCAACTGGAAGTCGAGTTGGAGGGCTATCGTAAAAGGATTTTTCGTCTGGCCGACGAAGAATTCAACATCAACTCACCGAAACAGCTCGCTAGAATCTTGTTCGAAAAACTGGAACTGCCCACATTGAAGCGCACCGGTAAGACGCGGGCAGCTTCAACCGCGGTGGAGGTACTCGAGGAACTCGCACTCACACGCGAGTTGCCGCGGTTGGTGTTGGACTGGCGATCGTTGCAAAAACTCAAGAGTACTTACGTCGATGCACTTCCGCAACTCGTGAATCCCGACACGGGGCGTGTCCATACCTCGTTTAACCAGGCTGTGGCTGCGACTGGGCGGCTAAGTAGCAGCAACCCGAACTTGCAGAACATCCCAATCCGTACCGAGGTCGGCAGACGGATCCGCGAAGCCTTTACCGCAGAGCCGGGCTGCCTTTTAATTTCAGCCGACTATTCACAGATCGAACTGCGTGTCCTCGCTCACCTCTCGACGGATGACACGCTGATCGCGGCGTTCCAACGTGGTGATGATATTCACACCCAAACCGCGTTGAAACTATTTGGGACCGACAGTGGTCTCGACCCACACGAACTCCGCCGAAGGGCGAAGATCGTTAATTATGCTCTGCTTTATGGGAAGACAGCCTTTACGCTCGCCAAAGACATCGGCGTGAACCCGCAAGCCGCTCAGGAATTCATCGATGCCTATTTTGACGGCTTTCCAGCAGTTCGCCAGTTCATTGACAACATGGTCACGACAGCGAGACAGTCCGGGTCCGTTAAGACGATGTTCGGCCGCCGTCGCCTCGTGCCAGAACTCAACAGTCGCAATCATCAGGTCCGATCAGCGGCCGAGCGCGTAACCGTCAACATGCCTATCCAAGGCTCGGCGGCAGACATTCTCAAGCGCGCCATGCTTGCGCTGCATGCCGACCTCATGGGGCGTGACGATGCCAAGATGATTTTGACCGTCCATGATGAGCTGGTGCTTGAGGTTAAGGAAGCGTCGGCCGATACCCTCTCGGAGTTGGTGAAGAACCGCATGGAACACGCCGCTGATCTCAGGGTGCCGTTGACAGTGGATATCGGCGTTGGCCGTACCTGGAAGGACGCAAAGCCCTAA